The following coding sequences are from one Diprion similis isolate iyDipSimi1 chromosome 9, iyDipSimi1.1, whole genome shotgun sequence window:
- the LOC124410262 gene encoding zinc finger protein 845: MDVAGDLTLQWVEEVGNVVHEEVICDLEGELDTPEEEVIGACEEVSVEDTVEAVPESCPAPDSEILLVPQSNDMESIYIVPQDGQGHDYLNIQVTEEVISDNWDRPGQHDGVEIPETKVSHDNLLEYDDMEIPLPIDQDSYTNTRPYPCDFCSRRFRKKANLMNHMVAHQTDRPHGCNLCGARYVRKCDLMNHLKIHAYAPSRDGLEDDLNDDDSLAPEEEETNKGRRKKVQSSAPRKRKNNAAAAKRAAPEIKVETGKYVNKSYDYVDEDMRLLEEMTNRNSARGNNYASSSRWNEQLSPDHIEPQPPRWPITDPTKPYVCQHCGVGFAREKALASHSRVHGGDSPFECTSCGDMFWDVNTLREHVRIKHGGAVQSDLEEYDNDATYTGDERFGEFYCDTCGVPFHRLDLLKRHRKIHVKQETSEMMTEGSSQHHVCNVCGEWFEEALALLAHAELHARSPSRRCLLCGQRCRDDAEVAEHVRQNHAEDAPPNTCTLCGKTCKDKRSLIKHSWVHNADKTFGCTKCGKHFHNKARLRRHMVSHRNKMVACDECGEEFPDGRALVSHRHSHNKDLGGRSFPCRECGKTFGSRSSQQIHIRIHTGERPYGCRFCWKAFADGGTLRKHERIHTGEKPYGCAICPRAFNQRVVLREHVRAHHSGPDPKCHGSMTPYLCKVCGDSYGTSEEIVAHIVQHCDDNTALRRQPQTGPRKYKRRRKLKPYETNPVPPRMAAVSYEAPDIASDSDDNTKRKLGKKNKQQHRANVEEGYQNVLKSFESSLQNISSIVSNSKANPAKSKLSKRKAKKDEKKNETQTSAQSSRPKMIHTQKTRVPVQVGGDGVKKGQKTKTMVTRTPKVMPNEHKSGVFPGGERNRPRTKNVSYHIEGKLQLAPATFPTKPNEEPEKMHSVTFLEKNIKIEPGSQKSSSTVHSNNNGNIAIAERKVEPTSRKKPAVVKKVRKQKQVVIKQEPKDDESSQEATQNNNNAIEMHQTSHMLDNAMDGNNLEVAYEASIVTAEEESILPDLDTRTIHNEVAEKESFQLSVKMLGSSPHRMLAVHHVITPVDEVPETIIPDAVEYTCEMCSAVFSSRAELLVHVPIHI; the protein is encoded by the exons ATGGATGTAGCTGGTGATTTGACCCTGCAATGGGTCGAGGAAGTGGGGAATGTAGTTCACGAGGAAGTAATATGCGACTTAGAAGGGGAGTTAGACACTCCAGAGGAGGAGGTGATTGGGGCTTGTGAAGAAGTAAGCGTCGAGGACACTGTGGAGGCTGTTCCAGAGTCTTGCCCAGCGCCTGACTCTGAAATTCTCCTTGTACCGCAGTCTAATGACATGGAGTCTATTTACATAGTACCCCAAGATGGCCAAGGTCATGATTACTTGAATATCCAGGTCACTGAGGAAGTAATTAGTGATAACTGGGACAGACCGGGACAGCATGATGG TGTTGAAATCCCGGAGACTAAAGTGTCGCACGACAATTTGCTTGAATATGATGACATGGAAATACCATTGCCGATTGATCAAGATTCATACACAAACACTCGCCCTTATCCGTGCGATTTCTGCAGTCGTCGGTTCAGGAAAAAAGCAAATCTGATGAATCACATGGTAGCACATCAGACAGATCGTCCTCATGGATGTAATTTGTGCGGTGCTAGATACGTCAGAAAATGTGATTTAAtgaatcatttgaaaattcatgcaTATGCACCGTCTCGTGACGGACTAGAAGATGATTTGAATGATGACGATTCCCTCGCCCCAGAAGAGGAGGAAACAAACAAAGGAAGACGCAAAAAAGTTCAATCGAGTGCACCAAGAAAGCGCAAGAACAACGCAGCGGCGGCAAAGCGGGCTGCTCCTGAAATCAAAGTTGAGACGGGAAAATATGTGAATAAATCCTATGACTATGTGGATGAAGATATGCGACTTCTGGAAGAAATGACCAACAGAAATTCGGCGAGAGGAAATAATTATGCGTCAAGTTCACGGTGGAACGAACAACTGTCCCCGGATCACATTGAACCGCAACCACCACGTTGGCCTATCACAGACCCAACTAAACCGTACGTTTGCCAACACTGTGGAGTGGGATTTGCCAGAGAGAAGGCTCTGGCTTCTCACTCTCGCGTGCACGGAGGTGATAGTCCATTTGAATGCACTTCCTGTGGTGATATGTTCTGGGATGTTAATACCCTGCGTGAACACGTTAGAATCAAACATGGAGGCGCTGTGCAATCGGACTTAGAAGAGTACGATAATGATGCAACTTATACTGGTGATGAGAGATTTGGAGAATTTTACTGCGATACTTGTGGAGTACCTTTTCACCGTCTGGATCTTCTTAAACGCCATCGAAA GATTCATGTCAAGCAAGAAACTTCAGAAATGATGACTGAGGGTTCAAGCCAGCATCATGTGTGCAATGTTTGCGGAGAGTGGTTTGAAGAAGCTTTGGCATTACTTGCACACGCCGAGCTGCATGCCAG GTCACCTAGTCGGCGTTGCTTACTATGTGGCCAAAGGTGTCGAGATGATGCAGAAGTCGCGGAGCATGTCCGTCAAAATCATGCGGAGGATGCGCCGCCAAATACTTGCACTCTTTGTGGAAAAACATGCAAAGACAAACGTAGTTTGATCAAGCACTCCTGGGTACACAATGCTGATAAGACATTTGGATGCACAAAATGTGGCAAACATTTCCACAATAAGGCCAGACTCCGCAG GCATATGGTGTCCCATCGCAATAAGATGGTCGCATGTGATGAGTGCGGCGAAGAATTTCCTGATGGCAGAGCTCTCGTCAGCCACCGTCACTCGCACAACAAGGATTTGGGTGGGCGTTCTTTCCCCTGTAGGGAATGTGGAAAGACATTTGGTAGCCGTAGTTCTCAACAGATTCATATCCGAATTCATACTGGTGAAAGACCGTACGGATGTAGATTCTGTTGGAAAGCATTTGCAGATGGAGGAACACTGAGAAAACATGAACGAATACATACCGGTGAAAAGCCTTACGGATGTGCTATCTGCCCTCGAGCTTTTAACCAACGT GTCGTTCTGCGTGAACATGTTAGGGCTCATCATTCAGGTCCAGATCCAAAATGTCATGGCAGTATGACGCCATATCTATGCAAAGTATGCGGTGATTCTTACGGCACATCTGAAGAAATAGTTGCACACATAGTGCAACACTGTGATGACAATACAGCCTTGCGCCGACAACCGCAAACTGGCCCACGAAAGTATAAAAGGAGGCGCAAGCTCAAGCCTTATGAGACAAATCCTGTTCCCCCTCGTATGGCTGCAGTGAGTTACGAAGCTCCAGACATTGCATCCGATTCAGACGATAATACAAAACGAAAACTTGGAAAGAAGAACAAACAACAGCACAGGGCTAATGTAGAAGAAGGTTATCAGAACgtattgaaaagttttgaaagttCGCTGCAGAACATAAGCTCGATAGTAAGTAATTCCAAGGCTAATCCAGCCAAATCGAAACTTTCGAAAAGAAAGGCCAAGaaagatgagaagaaaaatgaaacacagACATCTGCTCAGTCCAGTAGACCAAAAATGATTCACACTCAGAAAACTCGTGTACCGGTTCAGGTTGGTGGCGACGGAGTGAAGAAGGGCCAGAAAACTAAAACCATGGTTACCAGAACTCCCAAAGTTATGCCAAACGAACATAAGTCTGGGGTATTTCCCGGCGGTGAAAGAAATAGACCGAGGACTAAAAATGTTAGTTATCATATTGAAGGGAAACTTCAACTTGCCCCAGCAACATTCCCAACAAAACCAAACGAGGAGCCAGAAAAGATGCACTCGGTGACATTTTTAGagaagaatattaaaattgaacCAGGATCACAAAAGAGTAGCAGTACTGTCCACAGTAATAATAACGGCAATATAGCCATAGCAGAGCGAAAGGTGGAGCCTACGTCAAGGAAGAAACCTGCTGTCGTTAAGAAAGTGAGAAAACAAAAGCAAGTTGTAATAAAACAAGAGCCAAAAGATGATGAGTCGAGTCAAGAAGCGAcgcaaaacaacaacaatgcaATAGAAATGCATCAAACGAGTCATATGTTAGATAATGCCATGGATGGTAACAATTTAGAAGTTGCTTATGAAGCGAGCATCGTTACAGCTGAAGAAGAATCCATCCTTCCTGATTTAGATACACGCACTATCCATAACGAAGTTGCTGAAAAAGAAAGTTTTCAACTAAGCGTTAAAATGCTTGGATCATCACCGCACAGAATGTTGGCCGTACATCACGTTATCACACCAGTCGACGAGGTTCCAGAGACCATAATTCCGGATGCTGTTGAATACACGTGCGAAATGTGTTCAGCCGTATTTTCAAGCCGTGCAGAGCTTTTGGTTCACGTTCCGATACACATTTGA